GGAAgtgtggaaaaaaaatgaaagaaaaaagaaaacaattagcAGAGAATGCACACAAGCAATTTCTAACCTAATGGACAAAGGCATTCAACAACTCATTTCTTGTTGATGAACTGTTTAAAATGAACAGAAAGAGATATCATTTATATCCTTCATATTCAacaactcatttattttttgtaaccTGTTTATAAGGTAAAGTATTCTGAAAGATGCGACAATTCCATATAGTATCCACCTTCTCCCATACCAATACCAATAAAATGTTGGCAATGCTACATTTCAGGATATTAAAAGGGACCATCTTTAGACCATTCAACAGGACTACACATCCATGTCCACAATGAGAAAGGCAAGTCAACAAACCTAAATACAAAACACTCACGTACACATAGAAGTAAGGTAAGTATGTATATCAAACATCATGTCCACAATGAGAAAGGCAAGTTTACCTAAATACAAAACACATGCCTACACATAGAAGTAAGGTATGTATGCATATCAAACTAGAGAGACCAACTGGACGGACTTATATAGATGTAACTGACATCATGCAAATCAATCTTTAATGGTTTTACCCAGATCTGGGGGCCTATTGCCATTGCCAGCAGAGTTGGACGGCAAAGAATTGGCTGGAGGATTCTGAGACTTCATTTCCATTGTAAGCATCTTTATAGATATTTTTCGTAGGTAGTCTCCCTGAGGCAATTACTATAAAGATAAATAGCACGGCACTGCATAATGCAAATAGAAAACTATCTTCTGAGGTATTTTGTATTCTGCATGTATAGATACTCTACATGTACATTAATCATGAAATGAAGGGACCCAGCATGATGGATGTACCTGACTTGTGGCAGCAGTAAAAATCTTTTCCTCAAACCTGGTAGCTATTTTCCTGAGTTCATGTAAACCTTCTTGACCAGAAATGGGTAGATGCCTCTTCAATGTATCCATTCTACCAGCATAAGAGATATCCTTAATAAGTTACCAGCCATACAGGCACAAGGAAGCTATTAACAGAACAAAATTCCAATTTAGTAAACCATGCTGATAATGCAGAACTAAAGCCAGAAAAATGTCCACGAGATAATATACATAATGTTCCAACCAATATTATGAAGAGTACAGTGTTCCACTCATTAGTCACATGATAGCACACCTTTCTTTCACATGATAGACCACCAAGTGTTCCTGAGCAGATTCTATTCCCAATAGCTTATTTGAAAGATGTGTTGGAAGTCTTCATttctaacttataatatagtatttgcCATTGTAATCCAACTCCTATAAACCAAAGCTAAGAAAATATATACCCATGTAAAAGAACACACATAATGCCAGTCATAAATACATTTCACAGTTGTAATGGTGATACATATATCAAGCTTCACATATGCACACGCATTGTGAAGCATGTGtatttgtgcatttatttgagCCCTGCTATATATAACATGACTTCAAGTGTAACCCCACTTACACTAACCCCGCTTACACCATTGATGCCATCACATCAACCATAAAAAATTGATTGCCTTGGCTATCTACCACATAAACAGGGTTACACTTGGGACCGtttggatacttagaatatctcagtatatctgtgaataatagtaaaatagtttgaattaagatgttttattgagttttgaaaaattatagaaaaaattgaataaaaatattataaagttataaaattgtttgaatataattttttaatataatttttgttttgaaatttgaaaaattagtattgttttttgtgtctTGTTTGAAAGTtcggaaaagttgtaatgattacatgaaaaaattaaagatttgaaattgaaagtgttttatacttaagtgatgtttgggaagaaaatatcttaaaatactTAAGAACAATTGTGTTGCCAAACGGAGGGGTGTTACGAGTAGAATTTTCCGTTACTTGAAGGACAATAGTGAAATCTACACTTTCGTATTTTAAGCATCTTCCAATATTTGTAAATCAAACAACCCTGGTTCTGCATTTTGGGTTGTAAATTATTAATCTCAAGCTCCCCACACGTCTTTTGACCCTATcgttgtttatttgttttcagcGATAcccttcactttttcttttaatttgcaGTAATATTTAAAACCGAAAATGGATCTTATTCAGTGGATCTTATTCAGACACAGTATTGAAATCGATGCATGTAAGTcgatcaaaagaaagaaaatgagaaaccaAGCATTAGAACCATCTCCAATTAGTTCGGGAGCTGAAGTTCTGTATTTGTAACAACACATGCCACTGGTGTGTGCACCGCACCATTCACTTCTGAAGCCACAAACTAAAGAAGACATATAGTCAATCTAACAACTATTCCGATCATGGGAATAACATTCCCTAGTTTCACATAAAGGCTTAAAACAAGGGTGGTACAACCCATTAGTTGACTCGCTCAAAAATTAATAGCACAAAGGCTATACCAAGTGCAGGAgaatgtcgcgtaataattaagaataaatttttaaatcgtCTCCTTAGGAAAAGTTActtaacatcaaactcaaaatagtaaaaatattcacaatgagaaaataaaaatgatggtatgtgcaattaatagaagagtgcaacaagaataaaaaaggcACTAGtaatggactagattcatatttttggatttttaagtgttgaaatgaaataaaaaaaaactaacaaattgaaattaacaataaaaaaaaatcaactaagctaaacaatcttaattaatctgaaaattaaataataaaacaaaaattatttaagccctaattaagttttaatcgatttaatatgcaatggaactgaaagattaataaaattaatctaaaaattaaattagattagaaagtaatcgacaaaatatgaattgaaaattaaaaagttccaaaatcaagattctagtattcatttttgtattcaaaatttttatattgttcaaACGTCTTGTCCACTTGaaagtcatttgaatttgagattagaaataaaataatagaaattagaaataaaataaaataaaaataatagaatatcaaaaatatattacgcatatgaatgaatattgtctaattaaattataagttataaaattaagcataaatcatgctattaatcaatttaaatttattcattttaactatttttcatctaaaatcaataataatataataaaataaataaaatatattaattctaaatgaataaaatatacacCTCAATCATTAGTCATGTGTATAGGAGTCGGTATTACTATTACCTCCAGGGGATCATCGAGTAATttattcttctgtttttttaaaaaaaaggatagaGAAATATACATTTTGTTGACAATTCTTGAACGAGAATCGAACGGCAATCCGGTCCTCCAATCGCCGGCGTCCATGGTGGGTTCTCCTGCTTCTCTTCCACCTCCTATCCCTCCTCCTACAGGGCCTTGGCCAGTGGTGGGCCTCCAATTATTGGTATCCATCAAACTTCTCTAATAGTTTACAACCAAATCGAACACCAACTTTTACAACGATTTAATCGTGTTCGTATTCAAATCGCTCAACTAGAAAGAAGGTTATAGAGAGAGAGGCGACGACGTAGCTTTGTGGGAGAAGCGGCTGATTGCAGCTCAGGAGGTAAAGGAACTCGAGGGAGAAAGGATGAGAGGAAGACGGCCTTGGGCTGGGGcaaattggaaagaaaaattacttTATAAGCAGGTCTCTCACACCGACTTTGATATCTCCACACGGACAAGAATCTTTTCATATTCTACTGTTAAGAATAGAATAATTGGAAAAggcttttcaaaaaaaaaaaaaaaatttggaaaaggaATTAATATGTACCGGAATATTTGGCTTTATCAAATACTTTATACTTGTATATCTATAATTCAATACAATAATCTATTTTATCCGCTCAATTtgtacacttcatatattttaatttttttatttaataattaagaaagttattattaatgtattaatattttttatattttttaaaaatgttttaaaataataaaaaatatgaataaaataaattaaaaaaaatttaaaatataattttaaactaGCAATCAATTATAGCGAGCgacagagtagcaccgctcaatTCAATAATGTGccgaatttaaaaaaatttcagcattcaaataaaaacttttctAAAAGAGATGATAAATGGGCCATGGAGGATGCTCTAATGTTTATGTCTTgttcaattttacaaaatttttttatttttatcatcaattaaaTCACTATTCAAGACAAGCCTATTTCAAAAATTAGTCAATGCGAAAACCAAGATTTGCTTTACCTGGTATCCCCACTGCATGTTCAATGCGAAAGCCTATATGTTCACCAACTTGTTCAATCCAAAACTGATGGAAAGTTGATTGAGTTGAATGCCCACTGCATGCATGCTAATGATGGTTGTGGAAGGTGTAATCCATGGATTCCGGACTTAATAGGCCCTTTTGAACAGTAAAGTTGAAGCTGTAATGAAATTCTTTGATCTTAAGAGTTCTTTGGATTTGAGTGCTGCTATAACCGTTGTTATTTGAAATACTCATCATGAATTGGTTGCCACTCAACTCTGGAAAACCAAAATTAGAAAGtgtattcatatattttcttaactaaGTGAGTTCTCACTTCAATTTATTGGTTCTTGACTTTCATTTTAGCATCTCTGCAAATCTCCCTAGTTTGCCTTGGCTAGTCCTTTACAAGGAATTTTGATAGTGTAGACAATCTTAGGcctggtttgttttcacaaaccatcttatctcatctcatctaatcattacaactgtCTCAAACTctccaacaaaatttaaaaaaaaaaaaatctacttttttaaatttcaaaacaaaaaatattaaaaaattatattctaacaatatttaattcaactttcaattttcatgaattatcttattttatatgtataaccTAACGAGGCCTTCAgcatttagggtttttttttttttttaaaaaaagaacccTAAATGCTTAAACATACGATTCCCAGCCTCGAAAGATTGTCTCGAGTTGGTTTCACCATATTGAAGCTGGCATCTAATTTGGCCaaagattaaaacaaaaaaaacagaaaagaaaagaagaagatcatcaaGCATCTAAACTAAGGGACTTTTCCCTTTCTACAAATTTGCAACTTTGGGATCTGATGGTATTCCTTGAAGCTGAGAAGACAATAGAAGAGCTATCATTGCCAAATGAATGAAGGATGGAACGGTTTTGCCGATAATAATAGAGTTTTCTTCCAGCAGCGGATCTGAGGGAAACAAGATTATTGACAGTGGAAAGAGCTGAGGATGGTTCCTCTTCTATGGAAACTAAATCCAGGCTGTGTTCTGCTCGTTCTGTTTCAGGTTGGTGCCAATCAgcctatatattttttgttaaacagCCTTCCTTCCGTGAACAATTATATCCTGGTCCTTGTATTTTGAAGTAGGATTACATATCTTTGCTtaaattttggttaaaaaaaaaaaaaggaagcggGAGGGTTTGGGTTGATCCGATTACAAAGATGATTAGATGAGTTTACATGGAGTAATACGTTTTGTCGTATCTGCTGTACAAATTAATTGTCAATATTCAATTGTAGATAGAGACGGATAATGGTATGGCCAAGCCATTCACTACTGCTTTCTATAGCCATATCAATGGTGCTTTGCTAGAACGATTTGGTATTTGAGGAACGTTGTTGAAGAAATATGATATTTGTAAACAAGGAAAGAAGCTCGATGGCATATTTCTACTTAGTTCCCAACGACCAAAACATTGAATCAATCGGCCGGAAAGGCCcatatcatttgtttttttcgAAGAATTGAAATCACATAACAAAACGAACTGTACCAAAAGCTACCCTGTCTGATCCCTTCAATTAAAGTCtattgttatttaaaaaataataatttttttatttttaaatagagtgcGACAAATTATTTCCTTATTATTTAACAGATTAATCTCGTTTACAAATCACGTAGATCCATCCTAATATGATATTCAACATTATTTAATTGATGGAAAAATCCATTCGATCATTTTGCATTGGaaaactgctatatatataaattatataaaaaaaatttataaattaatataattttatacgatattttataataaaaataattttatgcattactttatgtataaatatttctCTTTGCGTTGTTAAGTACAGTTTGTATTATTACCAATAATCAAGAATTGATATTCGATCCAACACTTGCGCTTGATTTTCGACACCCACCTACCGCGCACTACAATGAGTTCCCTTCAGTTTTCTCTCAGCCGCCCCAGTCCTCCGGCGATTCACCTCCGCCGCTCTTTCGGTACGGATATCCGACACCTGCGAGTGACCGCGTGCGCAAACGTGCGGGTTCAAGCACCGGGTACTCTGCAGACAGGGGTGAGCAAGGAGGTGATGGAGGCCGAGGGAAGGTTTCTGGTGGGCACCTATGCCAGAGCGCCGGTGGTGTTCTCCAGAGGCAAAGGTTGTAAACTGTACGATCCCGATGGGCGAGAGTATCTGGACTTGTCGTCTGGGATCGCCGTCAACGCGCTAGGGCACGGAGACCCCGATTGGGTGCGCGCCGTCACAGAGCAGGCTAGTACGCTCACCCATGTTAGCAATGTCTACTACTCAATCCCTCAGGTAAAAGCTACGTCGCAAATGGTTGGTCTTTCTCCTTTCCTGATTTGCAAAAATTTTCTAACTTTATAGGCAAATATTGTTGCTGTTGCTGAAGGTGGAGCTTGCGAAAAGCCTCGTGGCTTCTTCGTTTGCCGATCGTGTCTTCTTCACCAACTCTGGAACCGAAGCTAACGAAGCTGCTATAAAATTCGCGAGAAAGTTTCAAAGATTTACGCACCCAGATGAGAAACAGCCGGCGGCGGAGTTCATTTCTTTCAGTAACTGCTTCCATGGTAGAACTATGGGAGCCCTTGCATTGACAAGCAAAGAGAATTACCGATCACCCTTTGAGCCCGTCATGCCCGGAGTTACTTTCTTGGAGTACGGGAATATTGAATCTGCAACACAACTGATTCAGGGCAGAAACATTGCTGCTGTGTTTGTGGAACCTATCCAGGGTGAAGGTGGCATATATAGTGCGACAAAGGAATTTTTGTATTCCTTGCGTAGAGCTTGTGATGATTCCGGTTCTCTACTGGTTTTTGACGAGGTATGTAGGCAGCTGTTCATTTCGGATGGATACTCTACAGAGTTCTCGTTTATGTGGTCAGAATCTGTAGCCTGGATGTTACTATCATGCTCGTATAGAAATTAGTTAATTCTTCTGTTTAGCCTAGTGTCTTGAAGAAAAAATCTTAATGAAGATTTCGAGACTAGATAAATCCAATGCCTAAACACACCTTCACGCAAGTCTTATAGCAAGCACCATGTCTATGtaatttaaagagaaaatattggatACATCTTTAGACGTCATTGgttttctcttcctttcatttttgtTAAACAATTAGTTCATATcctttatttgaatttatgaaaCATCGGACAATCACTAGACTGTCAAATAGGCTTTATGTAGATGCATTTCTTTGCatgtctctctctttatttgagattaaatgtTTACCTTTTTGTGAAATTCAAACTTCATTAACATTCCTTAGAAAGCAAATTTGATGGACTAGCTGTGAAGAGAATATATTGTGTGAAAAACTCTTGCATAGTCAGCTGTTTGGGTGATCTGTTGTCACTGTCCACGTGTGTGAAACTTATGTTCTTGGGTGATCACCATCACTGAAGTTACTTTCtgttgttttcaaataaaaaaaaatatttttcttatgaaGGGCCAGAAACCCAAAGATAGATGAAAGCAGTTCTTATGAGACAATGAGGGACAGATTTTTCTACGAGGGGATGGAGAGTTATGCTTTGTTTTCCTCATCCCTGTGATCCATACATCTTGTCGATTGCAGAAACAGTAGTATAGCTTTATTTAATCGATCAATCCTATATGCATATTGGGAGATAGATTTTTCTCTGACCAAAATTTTCCTTGGGGTTCGTTTATAGCTAGGCCACGGTTCTtctgaattttatcaaatatttatctcaCAGGTCCAATGTGGCTTGGGTCGTACTGGTTATCTTTGGGCACATGAAGCATATGGTATAGTCCCAGATGTAATGACACTTGCCAAGCCTCTTGCTGGCGGCCTTCCGATAGGAGCTGCTCTAGTGACTGAAAGAGTTGCCTCTGCCATAAGTTATGGAGATCATGGAAGCACTTTTGCAGGTGGACCACTTGTCTGCAAAGCTGCCCTTGCCGTTTTGGAGAAAATAT
This window of the Juglans regia cultivar Chandler chromosome 12, Walnut 2.0, whole genome shotgun sequence genome carries:
- the LOC109009900 gene encoding mediator of RNA polymerase II transcription subunit 15a; amino-acid sequence: MDTNNWRPTTGQGPVGGGIGGGREAGEPTMDAGDWRTGLPFDSRSRIVNKIMDTLKRHLPISGQEGLHELRKIATRFEEKIFTAATSQGDYLRKISIKMLTMEMKSQNPPANSLPSNSAGNGNRPPDLGGHHPSDEDDGSEDDEFYYHSQDEVSEEADGPPPTSSPDNSTGNYGQ
- the LOC109009895 gene encoding acetylornithine aminotransferase, mitochondrial-like, coding for MSSLQFSLSRPSPPAIHLRRSFGTDIRHLRVTACANVRVQAPGTLQTGVSKEVMEAEGRFLVGTYARAPVVFSRGKGCKLYDPDGREYLDLSSGIAVNALGHGDPDWVRAVTEQASTLTHVSNVYYSIPQVELAKSLVASSFADRVFFTNSGTEANEAAIKFARKFQRFTHPDEKQPAAEFISFSNCFHGRTMGALALTSKENYRSPFEPVMPGVTFLEYGNIESATQLIQGRNIAAVFVEPIQGEGGIYSATKEFLYSLRRACDDSGSLLVFDEVQCGLGRTGYLWAHEAYGIVPDVMTLAKPLAGGLPIGAALVTERVASAISYGDHGSTFAGGPLVCKAALAVLEKISRPDFLASVSEKGQHFKELLIKKLGGNSHVRDVRGLGLIIGIELDVSASPLVDACRNSGLLVLTAGKGNVIRLLPPLIISEQELEHAAEILLGCLPALDKDN